In Nicotiana tabacum cultivar K326 chromosome 21, ASM71507v2, whole genome shotgun sequence, one DNA window encodes the following:
- the LOC107831450 gene encoding putative UPF0481 protein At3g02645 — translation MTTESITGSTVNEQRWVNETIRAFKSELRVDIEPTPCVFQVPKTLTETKPQAYNPQKISLGPYHHFRPELLVTERHKLTIAKSCLNDHEVQHFAEEVIDKLSSVVPVIRGYYDKYSDIEGITLAWILSIDSLYLLHLLSSYVPRKEVDAEQRKLAQDVMMLENQIPSFVLIETEKAINQSYNNLFTELFYFCKAHSPLKLTNQNIFRSFNSPHLLAYLHHLIIESDDTNVSYEDFCGVEETAASFGLISFITGLPWDHIKVLFKKKDNKKKPLVDEIKISSVTQLNETAKINFKLTEGGIKDIKFVEEEGGERAFYLPEITLNSDSEVILRNLVA, via the coding sequence ATGACGACAGAATCCATTACTGGTTCTACTGTTAATGAGCAACGTTGGGTCAATGAAACTATAAGAGCCTTTAAATCAGAATTGAGAGTTGATATTGAACCTACACCTTGTGTTTTTCAAGTTCCAAAAACACTTACTGAAACTAAGCCTCAAGCTTATAACCCTCAGAAAATAAGCCTCGGACCATACCATCACTTCCGGCCGGAGTTATTAGTCACTGAGAGGCACAAGCTAACCATAGCCAAAAGTTGCTTGAATGATCACGAGGTCCAACATTTTGCAGAAGAAGTTATCGATAAGCTGAGCTCAGTCGTGCCAGTTATTCGCGGGTACTATGATAAGTACTCGGATATTGAAGGCATAACATTAGCATGGATTTTGAGCATTGATTCTCTCTACTTGTTGCATTTATTGAGCAGTTATGTTCCACGTAAAGAAGTTGATGCTGAACAAAGAAAGTTGGCTCAAGATGTTATGATGCTAGAGAATCAAATCCCATCTTTCGTGCTGATTGAAACCGAAAAGGCTATCAATCAATCTTATAACAATTTATTTACAGAGCTGTTCTACTTCTGTAAGGCACATTCTCCCCTCAAATTGACAAATCAAAACATATTCCGTAGCTTCAATAGTCCCCATTTGCTGGCTTATTTGCACCATTTGATCATCGAATCAGATGATACAAATGTGTCTTATGAAGATTTTTGCGGCGTCGAGGAGACTGCTGCTAGTTTCGGCCTTATAAGTTTCATTACCGGTTTGCCATGGGATCACATCAAAgttttgttcaagaagaaggacaACAAAAAGAAGCCTTTAGTAGATGAGATTAAAATCTCATCAGTGACACAACTAAACGAAACTGCTAAAATAAATTTTAAGCTCACAGAAGGAGGCATCAAGGATATTAAATTTGTCGAGGAGGAAGGTGGTGAACGCGCGTTTTATCTTCCTGAGATCACTTTGAATTCTGATTCTGAAGTGATATTGAGAAACTTAGTAGCATAA
- the LOC107820308 gene encoding V-type proton ATPase subunit H-like → MTIENAELTTEQVLRRDIPWETYMTTKLITGAGLQLLRRYDKKAESYKTQLLDDDGPAYVSVFVTVLQDIFKEETVEYVLALIDEMLTANPRRAKLFHDNSFANEDTYEPFLRLLWKGNWFIQEKSCKILSVIVSARPNVQNGVDANGDAASSKRKLTTAEDVLRGLVEWLCAQLRKPSHPTCSIPAAINCLATLLKEPIVRSSFVQADGVKLLVPLIIPASTQQSIQLLYETCLCIWLLSYYEPAIEYLATSRALP, encoded by the exons ATGACAATTGAGAATGCTGAGCTCACGACGGAGCAG GTTTTGAGGAGGGATATTCCGTGGGAGACTTACATGACCACAAAGCTGATCACCGGAGCAGGCCTTCAGTTGTTGAGGCGTTATGATAAAAAGGCTGAAAGCTACAAAACTCAGTTGCTGGATGAT GATGGTCCAGCTTATGTCAGTGTGTTTGTTACCGTTTTACAAGACATCTTTAAGGAAGAAACTGTGGAATATGTTTTAGCTTTGATTGATGAAATGCTTACAG CAAACCCAAGAAGAGCGAAATTATTCCATGACAACTCTTTTGCCAATGAAGACACTTATGAACCTTTCCTTAG ATTGCTTTGGAAAGGTAATTGGTTCATACAAGAGAAGAGCTGTAAGATTCTCTCTGTGATAGTGAG TGCAAGGCCAAACGTTCAGAATGGTGTTGATGCAAACGGAGATGCTGCCAGTTCAAAGAGGAAACTCACCACCGCTGAAGATGTTCTGAGAGGCCTGGTTGAGTGGCTATGCGCGCAG CTGAGAAAGCCTTCTCACCCTACCTGTAGCATTCCCGCTGCAATCAATTGCCTTGCAACTCTGTTGAAGGAACCTATTGTTCGATCTTCATTTGTTCAAGCTGACGGAGTGAAGCTGCTTGTTCCTTTAATTATACCAGCATCTACTCAGCAGTCCATTCAG CTTCTCTATGAGACATGCCTATGCATCTGGCTTTTGTCTTATTATGAACCTGCAATTGAGTACTTGGCTACTTCTAGGGCCCTGCCTTGA
- the LOC142161731 gene encoding putative V-type proton ATPase subunit H, with product MLILYNNPILVVRVVILTLRNLLSKGTYGAQMVDVGVLQIVQNLKGQAWSDEDLLDALNQLEEGLKDNIKKLSSYDKYKQEVLLGNLDWSPMHKDPLFWKENINNFEENGFQILRVLMTILDTSSDARTLAVACYDLSQFIQCHPAGRIIVADLKAKERVMKLLNHETAEVTKNALLCIQRLFLGAKYASFLQA from the exons ATGCTTATCCTCTACAACAATCCTATTTTG GTAGTCAGGGTTGTTATCTTGACTCTTAGGAATTTGCTTTCCAAAGGGACATATGGTGCTCAAATGGTAGACGTGGGAGTGCTGCAAATTGTACAGAACCTGAAAGGACAGGCTTGGAGCGATGAG GACCTTTTGGACGCTCTGAATCAACTTGAAGAAGGATTGAAGGACAACATCAAAAAATTAAGTTCATACGACAAGTACAAGCAGGAAGTCCTACTTGGCAATCTTGATTGGTCTCCCATGCATAAAGATCCTCTATTCTGGAAGGAAAACATAAATAATTTCGAGGAGAATGGATTTCAG ATCTTGAGAGTGCTTATGACAATTTTGGATACATCAAGTGATGCAAGGACACTTGCTGTCGCTTGCTACGATTTGTCACAGTTCATTCAGTGCCATCCTGCTGGGCGAATCATAGTGGCCGACCTCAAAGCTAAGGAACGGGTAATGAAACTATTGAACCATGAAACTGCAGAGGTGACGAAAAATGCCTTGCTTTGCATCCAGAGGCTTTTCTTAGGTGCCAAATATGCCAGCTTTTTGCAGGCTTAA
- the LOC107820309 gene encoding uncharacterized protein LOC107820309: MFEIGMAMSKIDVELLQETLYVQEQLIEKLYNELDEESEASASAASEALSMILRLQGEKAAEEMEAEQYKRFVEEKMCHAEESLSIFQDLIHKKEMEIVALDYQTQAYRYKLLSMGCDDIEFNEDLFHKNESFDKEMCVQAIGRCKSAPNIPLKYAKHIKGILDKDEYISQERDLNDTSMDGSINLYCEKIEKLEERVKQIAGANYAKSCSSEMRSHLSLSQRSSCNNFLDAYLVKHRGNKSENGTSVRSVSPPNVLDVFEVPRAIKDDDKMIWKSDERQDSVAKKDVKQLVKDETDCLKKYLVPMQHEKKLHKVGEASSLDCHLAICTTTSATETAEIRRLNRMFEIAEVETRQESDRHEELMLLHDIKEQMNLMQSEIRSWKNKKSPTRDQLSVVSLTEVMVCFWL; this comes from the exons atgtttGAAATTGGCATGGCAATGTCCAAAATCGACGTCGAATTGTTACAAGAAACACTTTATGTTCAAGAACAACTTATAGAGAAGCTATACAATGAGTTGGATGAAGAAAGTGAAGCCTCAGCTAGTGCTGCTAGTGAAGCGTTATCGATGATTTTACGTCTTCAAGGCGAAAAAGCAGCAGAGGAAATGGAAGCAGAACAATATAAGAGATTTGTAGAGGAAAAAATGTGCCATGCAGAAGAGTCATTATCCATTTTTCAAGATCTTATTCATAAAAAAGAAATGGAAATAGTTGCTTTAGATTATCAAACACAAGCTTATCGATATAAGTTATTAAGTATGGGCTGTGATGATATTGAATTTAATGAGGATTTGTTTCATAAGAATGAAAGTTTTGATAAAGAAATGTGTGTTCAAGCTATTGGGAGGTGTAAATCTGCTCCAAACATTCCATTGAAATATGCTAAGCATATAAAGGGAATTCTTGATAAAGATGAATATATCAGTCAAGAACGCGATTTGAATGATACTTCAATGGATGGAAGTATAAATTTATACTGTGAGAAGAttgaaaagttggaagaaagagtGAAACAGATTGCTGGTGCTAACTATGCAAAATCGTGCAGTAGTGAGATGAGGTCACATTTATCACTTTCTCAAAGGAGCTCTTGTAACAATTTCCTCGATGCTTACCTAGTTAAGCATCGAGGAAATAAATCAGAAAATGGAACGTCTGTTCGTTCTGTTTCTCCTCCGAATGTTCTTGATGTATTTGAAGTCCCTCGAGCTATTAAAGACGACGATAAGATGATTTGGAAGAGTGATGAAAGACAAGATTCTGTCGCAAAAAAGGATGTAAAACAACTTGTTAAAGATGAAACTGATTGCCTTAAGAAATATTTAGTGCCTATGCAACATGAGAAGAAGTTACATAAAGTAGGTGAAGCTTCTTCCCTTGACTGTCATTTGGCAATTTGCACTACAACTAGTGCTACAGAAACAGCAGAGATTCGTCGTCTCAATAGGATGTTTGAGATAGCTGAAGTTGAGACAAGGCAAGAATCCGACAGACACGAAGAACTAATGTTGTTACATGATATTAAGGAGCAAATGAATTTGATGCAATCTGAAATTAGAAGTTGGAAAAATAAGAAGTCCCCTACAAGAGATCAGTTATCTGTAGTTTCTCTAACAGAG GTAATGGTTTGCTTTTGGCTCTGA